The Pseudobacteriovorax antillogorgiicola genome segment GAATCAGGGCAAGGGATGACCCTAACACAAATTCGCGATGAAATCATGACCTTCATGTTAGCCGGTCATGAAACAACTTCCAATGCAATTTCCTGGACACTCTACCTACTGAATCGCCATCCCGACGTCTACCAGAAGTTATGTCAAGAGCTTACAGAGCAATTGGCTGATAGACCAATCGCCTTTAGTGATCTTCCTAGCTTGAGGTATCTTAGTATGGTGATCGAAGAATCTCTAAGGCTTTATCCCCCAGCCTGGGCAAACCGCCGAACCGTTCTAAAAACGGTGGAAATTGGTGGATACCAGCTTGAAAAAGGCACCATGGTCATGGTAAGTCAATGGGCGACTCATCGCTCATCAAAGTACTGGCAAGACCCGGATCGATTTTGGCCAGAACGGATGCAGGCTGGGCTCAAAAAAGAGCGCCCCCAGTTTTCCTACTTTCCCTTTGGTGGTGGCAAACGAACCTGTATAGGCAGTAATTTCGCTATGCTTGAGGCGATGACAATCCTTGCGACGATCTTTCAATCGTTTGACCTGATCCCAAACCCTGGGCTTAAGACGTCTCCTATGGCAGGAGTCACTGTCTATCCCAAGGACGAAATAAACCTCAAATTGAAGAGACGGAAGTAGAATGACCAAGAGTTATTTTGCAAGCTTAAACTATAGCCTTGCAAATGAAGATGCCAGCGTTGAAACTCAAGTCCTCCCCCTAGAGCAAGGTCATGTGGCAGTGGTTGCTGGCTCTGGCAGTCGTGCAATTCCTCTCCTTAGCCGCAAGCCTCAGATCCTTAGTTGTTACGACGTAAGTCAGGAGCAGCTCTATCTCTGCGAACTTAGGGTGGAGGCCGTTCGGACCCTTGATTACGCGGATTATCTTGAATTTCTGGGATACGAGCCTTGTCCCCCAAACAAACGCATGAGGCTTTTTTCAAGGTTGTCCCTTTCCAGTGATGCAAAAGCTTACCTTCATCAACTATTTGAGCAGCACGGGTGGCACTCCATTCTCTACGAAGGTCGCTGGGAAAAGTTCATGTTAACGATGAATAAAGTGGTAAGAAAGTTTGTTGGATCTGCAGCGGATGAACTTTTTGAGCAAAATGATCTCGCTGATCAGCAACGGTTTATAGAAAGTAGTTTCCCGCAAAATCGATTTCGAGCAGCAGTATTTCTTCTAGGGAATAGCCTTTTTTATAATAGCATTCTATATCGGGGTAGCTTCCCTGAAAAGAATATCCCCGATAGCTATTACCGATTCTATTTGAAGGTTTTCCAAAGGCTTTTTTCAGAGCATTATGCAAGGCAAAACTTCTACCTCAACCTCTTATTTCTTGGCCGCATTGGCTTTCCCTGCGCCCGCCCTCCTGAAGCCCAGGAAAGTGTATATTCCTTAGCTCAAAATACTTTGAAAGACTGCGAGGTACGCTACAAGCTCGGTTGCATGATCAGCCAGGCTTCGAAAATTGATAAGCCCTTGGACTATGTATCTCTTTCCAATGTTCCGTCCTACCTGAAACCTCCCATGGAGCAATCGTTCCTTCAGGCCTTAAAAGCAGGGCTTAGCGAGCATGCAACGGTTATCTTTCGTAGTTATATCCGGATTCCATTCCGCCTTGATACCCAAGGTTTCGAATGCCGCACCCAAACTTACCAAAGCTTGCTTCGAGAGGAGCAGACACAAATGTATTTCATCGACATCTATAAGAGGCTTGGCTCATGACCACAGAGCAAATATTTTCCCCTCATGACCCCCAGGCTAGCCAAATCGATCTTGCTGGTGGCAAAGGCTTCCACCTTTCATGGCTGGTTAGAAACGGTTTTCGCGTCCCTCCATTTATTATACTTGGATCATCGCTTTTCGACGAACTTCTCCGGAGCAATCATTGCCAAAATCAGTTTGATGAGATGCTGGAGAAAATAAACGAGTCTCAAAGCGATAGTGCCATGCTTAGCGATATTCGTCGTCTCATCGAAGGCCTTCAATGGTCTGTCGACTCTGAGCACCTACTTCTCGCCAAACTTAGCCTGATTGGCTTTGAAGACGGAGCCCCTTACGCTGTGCGTTCATCGATTTCTGATGAAGATTCGGCGGA includes the following:
- a CDS encoding DUF3419 family protein, whose product is MTKSYFASLNYSLANEDASVETQVLPLEQGHVAVVAGSGSRAIPLLSRKPQILSCYDVSQEQLYLCELRVEAVRTLDYADYLEFLGYEPCPPNKRMRLFSRLSLSSDAKAYLHQLFEQHGWHSILYEGRWEKFMLTMNKVVRKFVGSAADELFEQNDLADQQRFIESSFPQNRFRAAVFLLGNSLFYNSILYRGSFPEKNIPDSYYRFYLKVFQRLFSEHYARQNFYLNLLFLGRIGFPCARPPEAQESVYSLAQNTLKDCEVRYKLGCMISQASKIDKPLDYVSLSNVPSYLKPPMEQSFLQALKAGLSEHATVIFRSYIRIPFRLDTQGFECRTQTYQSLLREEQTQMYFIDIYKRLGS